The following coding sequences lie in one Pseudomonas monsensis genomic window:
- a CDS encoding sigma-54-dependent transcriptional regulator, whose amino-acid sequence MNTSPRQKILIVDDEPDIRELLEITLGRMKLDTFSARNLGEAQALLQRQPFDLCLTDMRLPDGTGLDLVQHIQQRYPQLPVAMITAYGSLETAINALKAGAFDFLTKPVDLTRLRELVGTALRMPVAGGVCTSIDRRLLGDSSPMRNLRKQIDKLARSQAPVYISGESGSGKELVARLIHEQGPRASQPFVPVNCGAIPSELMESEFFGHRKGSFTGAVEDKPGLFQTAHGGTLFLDEVADLPLSMQVKLLRAIQEKAVRSVGGQQETVVDVRILCATHKDLDAEVAAERFRQDLYYRLNVIELRVPSLRERRDDIEVLAAHVLKRLAKDTGQPPARLHPQALETLKNYRFPGNVRELENVLERAHTLCENRTIEAEDLRLSEGNCAAGGAIADLTQIDNLEDYLENVERKLILQALEETRWNRTAAAQRLSLSFRSMRYRLKKLGLD is encoded by the coding sequence TTGAACACGAGCCCACGGCAAAAAATCCTCATCGTCGACGACGAGCCGGATATCCGCGAACTCCTGGAAATCACCCTGGGACGGATGAAACTCGACACCTTCAGCGCGCGTAATCTCGGCGAAGCCCAGGCCCTGTTGCAGCGCCAGCCCTTCGACCTGTGCCTGACCGATATGCGCCTGCCCGATGGCACCGGCCTGGATCTGGTACAACACATTCAGCAACGTTATCCACAGCTGCCGGTGGCGATGATCACCGCATATGGCAGCCTCGAAACCGCAATCAACGCGCTGAAGGCCGGGGCTTTCGACTTTCTCACCAAACCGGTGGACCTCACCCGCCTGCGTGAACTGGTCGGCACCGCCCTGCGCATGCCGGTGGCCGGTGGCGTGTGCACCTCGATTGACCGACGCCTGCTCGGCGACTCGTCGCCCATGCGCAATCTGCGCAAACAGATCGACAAACTCGCCCGCAGCCAGGCGCCGGTGTACATCAGCGGCGAGTCCGGCAGCGGCAAGGAACTGGTGGCGCGGCTGATCCACGAACAAGGCCCGCGCGCCAGCCAGCCCTTCGTGCCGGTGAACTGCGGGGCCATTCCTTCGGAATTGATGGAGAGTGAATTCTTCGGTCACCGCAAAGGCAGTTTTACCGGTGCGGTCGAGGACAAGCCCGGACTGTTCCAGACAGCTCACGGCGGCACATTGTTTCTCGATGAAGTGGCGGACCTGCCGCTGTCCATGCAAGTGAAACTGCTGCGGGCGATTCAGGAAAAAGCCGTGCGCAGCGTCGGTGGCCAACAGGAAACCGTGGTCGATGTGCGTATTCTGTGCGCCACCCACAAGGATCTGGACGCCGAAGTGGCTGCTGAACGCTTTCGTCAGGATCTGTATTACCGGCTTAACGTCATCGAATTGCGCGTGCCGTCATTGCGCGAACGACGCGATGACATTGAAGTGCTGGCAGCGCACGTGCTCAAGCGCTTGGCCAAGGACACCGGCCAACCGCCGGCGCGACTGCACCCGCAAGCGCTGGAAACCCTGAAGAACTACCGCTTTCCGGGGAATGTGCGCGAGCTGGAAAACGTCCTCGAACGGGCGCACACCTTGTGTGAAAACCGGACGATCGAAGCTGAGGACTTGCGCCTGAGCGAGGGTAACTGCGCAGCGGGTGGCGCAATTGCCGACCTGACGCAAATCGACAACCTGGAAGATTATCTAGAGAACGTCGAACGCAAGTTGATCCTGCAGGCGCTGGAGGAGACGCGCTGGAATCGCACGGCGGCGGCGCAGCGCTTGAGCCTGTCGTTTCGGTCGATGCGTTACAGGTTGAAGAAACTCGGTCTGGATTGA
- the thiO gene encoding glycine oxidase ThiO, which yields MTRQQQVVIVGGGVIGLLTAYNLASEVRSVVLLDRSDLGQESSWAGGGIVSPLYPWRYSPAVTALAHWSQDFYPQLGERLFADTGVDPEVHTTGLYWLDLDDEAEALAWAARENRPLRSVDISAAHDAVPVLGGGFSRAIYMADVANVRNPRLVKSLKAALQALPNVTLREQCEVSGFVRQGERVVGVQTSTGVIEGDQIVLTAGAWSGDLLKTLNLSLPVEPVKGQMILYKCAADFLPSMVLAKGRYAIPRRDGHILIGSTLEHEGYDKTPTDVALESLKASAVELIPALADAEVVGHWAGLRPGSPEGIPYIGRVPGFAGLWLNCGHYRNGLVLAPASCQLFVDVMLGRTPIIDPAPYAPEGRI from the coding sequence ATGACCAGGCAACAGCAAGTGGTGATTGTCGGTGGCGGGGTGATTGGCCTGCTGACCGCCTACAACCTCGCCTCCGAAGTGCGCAGCGTGGTGCTGCTGGATCGTTCGGACCTCGGCCAGGAATCGTCCTGGGCCGGTGGCGGCATCGTGTCTCCGCTGTACCCGTGGCGCTATAGCCCGGCCGTCACCGCGCTGGCGCACTGGTCGCAGGATTTTTATCCACAGCTGGGCGAACGCCTGTTTGCCGATACCGGCGTTGATCCCGAAGTGCACACCACCGGCCTGTACTGGCTGGATCTGGATGACGAAGCCGAGGCACTGGCCTGGGCCGCACGGGAGAACCGTCCGTTGCGGTCTGTGGATATCTCGGCAGCACACGATGCGGTACCGGTGCTGGGCGGTGGATTTTCGCGGGCGATCTACATGGCCGATGTCGCCAACGTCAGAAACCCGCGTCTGGTCAAGTCGCTGAAGGCGGCGTTGCAGGCGCTGCCGAACGTGACCCTTCGCGAGCAATGCGAAGTCAGCGGGTTTGTGCGTCAGGGCGAGCGGGTGGTGGGCGTGCAGACTTCAACTGGCGTGATCGAGGGCGATCAGATCGTGCTGACGGCCGGCGCCTGGAGCGGCGATCTGCTCAAGACGCTGAACCTGTCGCTACCGGTCGAGCCGGTCAAAGGCCAGATGATTCTGTACAAATGCGCGGCCGATTTCCTGCCGAGCATGGTTCTGGCCAAGGGACGCTATGCGATTCCGCGTCGTGACGGGCACATCCTGATTGGCAGTACGCTGGAGCACGAAGGCTACGACAAGACGCCGACCGATGTGGCGCTGGAAAGCCTCAAGGCGTCGGCGGTCGAGTTGATTCCCGCGTTGGCGGATGCCGAGGTGGTGGGGCATTGGGCCGGGTTGCGTCCTGGCTCGCCGGAAGGGATTCCGTACATCGGCCGGGTGCCGGGGTTCGCGGGTTTGTGGTTGAACTGCGGGCATTACCGTAACGGGTTGGTGCTGGCGCCGGCGTCGTGTCAGTTGTTTGTCGATGTGATGCTGGGGCGGACACCGATCATTGATCCGGCACCGTATGCGCCTGAAGGCCGCATTTAG
- a CDS encoding type IV pilin protein, which yields MRRVNRGFTLIEIMIVIAIIGIIITIAAPSYTEYLKKGRRAEVVSLLSEQAQILERFYTKNNVYTGITGLSAGNDFYTLTPTVTDQTFLLTATRKAGTTMATDKCGDFTLTNTGVRSMNNATTGLTTKDCWGR from the coding sequence ATGCGCAGAGTCAACCGGGGCTTCACCCTGATCGAAATCATGATCGTGATTGCGATCATCGGGATCATCATCACCATCGCCGCACCGAGCTACACCGAATACCTGAAAAAGGGACGGCGCGCCGAGGTGGTCTCGCTGCTCTCGGAACAGGCGCAGATCCTCGAGCGTTTCTATACCAAAAACAACGTCTACACCGGCATTACCGGTCTGAGCGCGGGCAATGACTTTTACACGCTCACCCCGACGGTCACCGACCAGACCTTTCTGCTGACCGCCACCCGCAAGGCCGGCACTACCATGGCGACCGACAAGTGCGGGGACTTCACCCTGACCAACACCGGCGTCAGAAGCATGAATAACGCTACCACCGGGCTGACCACCAAGGATTGCTGGGGCCGCTGA
- a CDS encoding pilus assembly protein: MRSIERCWRLLAGMLAGLYLAAPAYAFTPSDSPLLSAAAVPPNVMLLIDDSGSMNSIIYAAGFDPNVTRTPARQCNAFLGLCSVLNAPTITGDPVFLSSLPTSGCSGGAYAFYNNSVAPLCLKLPDPVGGGNTRYTGDYISYVVGLAISNGTRDFTTGAIPNDYRINVARNVSSALVASNRTLRMGLSTFNPVTNNNSGNGGYIARSISDLSPVSGSVTQAQADANYNALISSINGLSAVANTPLAETYYEITRYMRGMAPYYNSTPTTYTSPIQYRCQKNYGVVITDGLPTFDRTFPTNDPLGGSRLPNWDGINNDGDNRNGDDEGDTLYLDDIAKFAFDIDMRSSGTDAAGKSWNAVDFPKQNMNTYTVGFTADNDMLLDAASYGQGKYYQATDGTGLNSALSSALSDITSKAGSGGSGVTSGTTLASGTSYFQTSYDPRDWRGTIKSFGFTSAGAVNTSAALWTSDTTIVPGATAPTYQSWNTSSNAAVTLAYGNFSATQQTTLGQGLPSGISGSDLVEWSKGTNKTGLKVRSVLLGDIINSPLVLASPSDKTASDLSGDSTYSTYLTTKAANMNPSLVVNANDGFVNVINAANGTRRYAYMPSSVLPSLRLIADPAYVNGVSHKFLVDGQVGVYDAQLNSAWKTLAIGGTGAGGKTFYALQLFDAAAGNVLNALWEVSAPATANTANAFNDLGYAYARPEVARLADGRWAAFIANGYGSNSGVAALYVLDVRDGSLIKKIVIDSSETTNGLSSVKLKVNSSNVVQAAYGGDLKGRLWKFDLSATSTNSWGLAFSGKPLFTTAGGPTQPITAQPLLADNSLGGKQVFFGSGKFNETADKTNKDLQAFYSVWDADGGAGQLTVSSLQAQAVTGVFSGSTGQFITTSQNDTTYPGEKGWYLPLVYNSVLTGERVINQASLVLGRIVFTTANVDTTDPCASFGSGKLVELDAFSGKMLNYAVLDTNADGVVDSNDTISSGVVFTGGIPTLNAIINGATRKIVNDSSGTVTTLVEKSGGGSRRIMWRQIQ; this comes from the coding sequence ATGCGAAGTATTGAGCGCTGCTGGAGACTGTTGGCGGGCATGCTGGCGGGCTTGTATCTGGCTGCGCCGGCCTATGCGTTCACCCCGTCCGATTCTCCACTCTTGAGTGCGGCAGCGGTGCCGCCCAATGTGATGTTGCTGATCGACGATTCCGGGAGCATGAACAGCATCATTTATGCAGCGGGGTTCGATCCGAACGTCACTCGCACGCCGGCCAGGCAGTGCAACGCGTTCCTCGGGCTGTGCTCGGTCCTCAATGCACCCACGATTACTGGCGATCCGGTGTTCTTGTCAAGCCTGCCAACGTCTGGATGCTCCGGTGGGGCGTATGCTTTTTACAACAACAGCGTGGCGCCGCTGTGTCTGAAACTGCCTGATCCGGTGGGCGGCGGCAACACCCGCTACACGGGGGATTACATTTCCTACGTGGTCGGGCTGGCGATCAGCAACGGCACGCGCGACTTCACCACCGGAGCGATTCCCAACGACTACCGGATCAACGTGGCACGCAATGTGTCCTCCGCGCTGGTCGCCAGCAACCGAACCTTGCGCATGGGACTGTCGACCTTCAATCCGGTCACCAACAACAACTCCGGCAATGGTGGTTACATCGCTCGATCCATCAGTGACCTGTCGCCGGTCTCCGGCAGCGTGACTCAGGCCCAGGCCGACGCCAACTACAACGCGCTGATTTCGTCGATCAACGGCTTGAGTGCCGTGGCCAACACGCCGCTGGCGGAAACCTATTACGAAATCACCCGCTACATGCGCGGCATGGCGCCGTACTACAACAGCACGCCGACCACCTACACCAGTCCGATCCAGTACCGCTGCCAGAAAAACTACGGCGTGGTCATCACCGATGGTCTGCCGACCTTCGATCGCACGTTTCCCACCAATGACCCGCTGGGCGGCAGTCGTCTGCCGAACTGGGACGGCATCAACAATGACGGCGACAACCGCAATGGCGACGACGAAGGTGACACGCTGTATCTGGATGACATCGCCAAATTCGCCTTCGACATCGACATGCGTTCATCGGGGACTGACGCCGCCGGCAAAAGCTGGAACGCCGTGGATTTTCCCAAGCAGAACATGAACACCTACACCGTGGGTTTTACCGCCGACAACGACATGCTCCTGGATGCGGCCAGCTATGGGCAGGGCAAGTATTACCAGGCGACCGACGGCACTGGCCTCAACAGCGCACTGTCCTCGGCGTTGAGTGACATCACCTCCAAAGCCGGCTCCGGTGGCAGCGGCGTCACCAGCGGCACCACGCTGGCCAGTGGCACCAGTTATTTCCAGACCAGCTACGATCCCAGGGACTGGCGCGGGACGATCAAATCCTTCGGCTTCACCTCGGCCGGCGCGGTGAATACCTCCGCGGCCTTGTGGACCTCCGACACGACCATCGTTCCGGGCGCAACCGCACCGACCTATCAATCGTGGAACACCTCCAGCAACGCCGCCGTTACCCTGGCGTACGGCAACTTTTCTGCGACCCAGCAGACCACGCTCGGTCAAGGCCTGCCCAGCGGCATCAGCGGCAGCGATCTGGTGGAGTGGAGCAAGGGCACCAACAAAACCGGGCTGAAGGTGCGCAGCGTATTGCTCGGCGACATCATCAACTCGCCGCTGGTGCTGGCTTCACCCAGCGACAAAACCGCCTCCGACCTGTCAGGCGACAGCACCTACAGCACTTACCTGACCACCAAGGCGGCGAACATGAACCCCAGCCTGGTGGTGAATGCCAACGATGGTTTTGTCAACGTCATCAACGCCGCCAACGGCACCCGGCGCTATGCCTACATGCCGTCCAGCGTACTGCCGTCGCTGCGGCTGATTGCCGACCCGGCGTACGTCAACGGCGTCAGCCACAAGTTTCTGGTGGACGGGCAGGTCGGCGTGTATGACGCGCAACTCAACAGTGCCTGGAAAACCCTGGCGATTGGCGGCACCGGCGCTGGTGGCAAGACTTTCTATGCCTTGCAGCTGTTCGACGCTGCGGCGGGCAATGTGCTCAATGCCCTGTGGGAAGTCAGTGCGCCCGCCACGGCAAACACCGCCAACGCTTTTAATGATCTGGGTTATGCCTACGCGCGGCCGGAAGTGGCACGCTTGGCCGATGGTCGCTGGGCTGCGTTCATTGCCAATGGTTACGGCAGCAACTCCGGGGTGGCGGCGTTGTATGTGCTGGATGTGCGTGACGGTTCGTTGATCAAGAAGATCGTGATAGACAGCAGCGAAACCACCAATGGTCTGTCGTCGGTGAAGCTCAAGGTCAATTCGTCAAACGTGGTGCAGGCAGCCTACGGCGGCGACTTGAAAGGGCGTCTGTGGAAATTCGACCTCAGCGCGACCTCGACCAACAGCTGGGGCCTGGCGTTTTCCGGCAAGCCGTTGTTCACCACGGCGGGCGGGCCGACCCAGCCGATCACGGCGCAGCCGCTGCTGGCGGACAACTCGTTGGGCGGCAAGCAGGTTTTTTTCGGCTCCGGCAAATTCAACGAGACCGCCGACAAGACCAACAAGGATTTGCAGGCGTTTTATTCGGTGTGGGATGCCGACGGTGGTGCCGGGCAACTGACGGTCAGCAGTTTGCAGGCGCAGGCGGTCACCGGGGTGTTTTCCGGCAGCACCGGGCAGTTCATCACCACCAGCCAGAACGACACGACATATCCTGGGGAGAAGGGCTGGTATCTGCCCTTGGTGTACAACAGCGTGCTGACCGGTGAGCGGGTGATCAATCAGGCCAGCCTGGTGCTCGGGCGCATCGTGTTTACCACGGCCAATGTCGACACCACTGACCCGTGTGCCAGTTTCGGCAGCGGCAAACTGGTCGAACTCGATGCGTTCAGCGGTAAGATGCTCAACTACGCGGTGCTCGACACCAACGCCGACGGCGTGGTCGACAGCAACGACACGATTTCCAGTGGTGTGGTGTTCACTGGTGGCATTCCGACCCTGAACGCCATCATCAATGGCGCGACCCGCAAGATCGTCAACGATTCCAGTGGCACCGTCACCACACTGGTGGAAAAATCCGGCGGCGGTAGCCGTCGTATCATGTGGCGACAAATACAGTAA
- a CDS encoding pilus assembly PilX family protein → MRISLHQRRTQRGMVLLVSLVFLLLLTLVGLSSMQSANLQEKMAGSVSLRNQSFQTAEAALRIGESAVQLDSYSLAVCASTAQCAPPAESSVVSAAGLNSTSGVTWIAAGNGFYGVQNIGTTLTAVNVPSNTSATLYRVTAVGIAGTSRSVVESVYAKY, encoded by the coding sequence ATGAGGATTTCTTTGCATCAGCGACGCACCCAGCGCGGCATGGTGCTGCTGGTCAGCCTGGTGTTCCTGTTATTGCTGACCCTGGTGGGGCTGTCATCAATGCAAAGTGCCAACCTGCAGGAAAAAATGGCCGGCAGTGTCAGCCTGCGCAATCAATCGTTCCAGACTGCCGAGGCGGCGTTGCGCATCGGCGAGAGTGCGGTGCAACTCGACAGTTATTCGCTGGCCGTGTGTGCCAGTACTGCGCAATGTGCGCCGCCGGCAGAGTCATCGGTGGTCAGTGCGGCGGGGCTCAATTCGACCTCGGGGGTGACGTGGATCGCCGCCGGCAATGGCTTCTATGGCGTGCAGAACATCGGCACCACCCTGACGGCGGTGAACGTGCCGAGCAATACGTCGGCGACACTGTATCGAGTGACCGCGGTCGGTATCGCCGGCACTTCGCGCAGTGTGGTGGAGAGTGTCTATGCGAAGTATTGA
- a CDS encoding PilW family protein, which translates to MKHHNRGFGLIEMLIALALGLIVVLGVVQTFLAAKNTYVSQNTGAAMQEDARFVLSKMIQELRMVGMFGCLGSITDASSAGDFNAAQLTPISWDNSNLKLTLVTADVGGNGGTPTWTVVSDCRNSATAYTGLRTAASGQIAFPIRRLIYSFSNNQILMGTGSGTPTQQVLVNNVSAFNVTFGLASSATDVAASSYSSNPGDPARIRSVRLSLTLTDPNNRVANQTFNVVAALRNRLQ; encoded by the coding sequence ATGAAGCATCACAATCGGGGGTTCGGCCTGATTGAAATGCTCATCGCCCTGGCGCTCGGGCTGATCGTGGTGTTGGGGGTGGTGCAGACGTTTCTCGCCGCGAAAAACACCTATGTCAGCCAGAACACCGGGGCGGCGATGCAGGAGGACGCACGTTTTGTGCTGAGCAAGATGATCCAGGAGCTGCGCATGGTTGGTATGTTCGGCTGCCTCGGCAGCATTACCGACGCAAGTTCGGCCGGGGATTTCAATGCGGCACAGCTCACCCCGATCAGTTGGGACAACAGCAACCTCAAGCTGACCCTGGTCACCGCCGACGTCGGCGGCAATGGTGGCACGCCGACCTGGACGGTGGTCTCCGATTGCCGCAACAGCGCCACGGCCTATACCGGATTGCGCACCGCCGCGAGCGGGCAGATCGCCTTTCCGATCCGCCGCTTGATCTACAGCTTCAGCAACAACCAGATCCTCATGGGCACCGGCAGCGGCACGCCGACCCAGCAGGTGCTGGTGAATAACGTCAGTGCCTTTAACGTGACCTTCGGTCTGGCCTCGTCCGCCACCGATGTCGCGGCGTCCTCTTACAGCAGCAACCCCGGCGATCCGGCGCGCATCCGCAGCGTGCGCCTGAGCCTGACCCTCACCGACCCGAACAACCGGGTGGCCAATCAAACCTTCAACGTGGTTGCCGCGTTGCGCAACCGCTTGCAGTGA
- the pilV gene encoding type IV pilus modification protein PilV encodes MRAGSLRAQEGMSLIEVLVALLILTVGILGAAAVQLNALKYTDSSRMTSQASFIAYDMMDRIRANAAADYTGTPPTSGNLGVARDQDLYDFTTNIINFGGPTATGTITLNQRVYTITINWNDSRAANATGTTRSFVLTSRAAVDPVATP; translated from the coding sequence ATGAGGGCAGGGAGCTTAAGGGCACAGGAGGGCATGTCGCTGATCGAGGTGCTGGTTGCGTTGCTGATTCTGACCGTCGGCATATTGGGCGCGGCAGCGGTGCAACTCAATGCGCTGAAGTACACCGACAGTTCACGGATGACCAGTCAGGCCAGCTTCATCGCCTACGACATGATGGACCGCATCCGCGCCAACGCCGCGGCCGATTACACGGGCACGCCGCCGACCTCGGGCAACCTCGGCGTCGCCCGCGATCAGGACCTCTACGACTTCACCACCAACATCATCAATTTCGGCGGGCCGACCGCTACCGGCACGATCACCCTCAATCAGCGGGTGTACACCATCACCATCAACTGGAATGACTCACGGGCCGCGAATGCCACGGGCACCACGCGCAGTTTCGTCCTGACCAGTCGCGCCGCAGTCGACCCGGTGGCCACGCCATGA
- a CDS encoding GspH/FimT family pseudopilin produces the protein MNHRTKGFTLPELLVAIAVLVILLTLAVPGFTRSIQSSKADTEMGDLQRALNYARLEAIDRGVTTRLRPSAGGSVWTGELSVYDGTGNAANVLRVVPAMSSGATLTLPSGVTALDFNNLGGLAAPSTAVVISYVLGTQSRTLNVCLNGRIQWGGSCG, from the coding sequence ATGAATCATCGTACAAAAGGTTTCACGCTGCCCGAGTTGCTGGTCGCGATCGCCGTGTTGGTGATTCTCCTCACCCTGGCGGTGCCGGGCTTCACCCGTTCGATCCAGAGCAGCAAGGCCGACACCGAAATGGGCGACCTGCAGCGTGCCCTCAACTACGCGCGACTGGAGGCGATCGACCGCGGCGTGACCACGCGCCTGCGGCCGAGCGCCGGTGGCAGCGTGTGGACCGGCGAGTTGTCGGTCTACGACGGTACTGGCAATGCGGCCAATGTATTGCGGGTTGTTCCAGCGATGAGCAGCGGCGCGACTCTGACGCTACCCTCAGGAGTGACTGCACTGGATTTCAACAATCTGGGTGGTCTGGCGGCACCGTCGACGGCGGTGGTCATCAGTTACGTGCTGGGAACGCAAAGCAGGACGCTGAACGTGTGTCTCAACGGACGAATTCAATGGGGTGGAAGTTGCGGATGA
- a CDS encoding GspH/FimT family pseudopilin, protein MPQQGFSLIELLMGLAIGVIVLALVSPAFAAFTEATHRDQAAQSLLDGIRNARTQAITRNQSVVIHGINGDWSQGWRIILDISGKGPQDSDNPLLQERASAQRIPIVGNWAVSRYVRFSSLGQPLMPGRAFQAGTLHLCSAHEPVSQLQVVLAATGRVRLTREKTGQALCEKAQSVKSSGRAVLSASRR, encoded by the coding sequence ATGCCGCAACAGGGTTTCAGTCTGATTGAATTGCTTATGGGACTGGCGATTGGCGTAATTGTTCTGGCGCTGGTCAGTCCGGCGTTTGCCGCTTTCACCGAAGCGACTCATCGCGACCAGGCTGCGCAGTCCTTGCTCGACGGCATCCGCAATGCCCGAACACAGGCCATCACGCGCAATCAGAGCGTGGTGATTCACGGCATCAACGGCGACTGGAGTCAGGGCTGGCGGATCATTCTGGATATCAGTGGCAAGGGGCCGCAGGACAGCGACAACCCACTGCTACAGGAGCGGGCGAGTGCCCAGCGGATACCGATTGTTGGCAATTGGGCGGTCAGTCGTTACGTGCGCTTCAGCAGTCTGGGGCAACCGCTGATGCCCGGGCGAGCGTTTCAGGCAGGGACGTTACATCTGTGTTCGGCACACGAACCGGTCAGCCAGTTGCAGGTGGTGCTGGCGGCGACCGGTCGGGTGCGCCTGACCCGGGAGAAAACCGGGCAGGCGCTGTGCGAGAAAGCGCAAAGCGTTAAATCGAGCGGACGCGCAGTTCTTTCGGCATCGAGAAGGTGA
- the ispH gene encoding 4-hydroxy-3-methylbut-2-enyl diphosphate reductase, whose product MQIKLANPRGFCAGVDRAIEIVNRALEVFGPPIYVRHEVVHNKFVVEDLRNRGAIFVEELDQVPDDVIVIFSAHGVSQAVRNEAAGRGLKVFDATCPLVTKVHIEVAKYSRDGRECILIGHAGHPEVEGTMGQYDASNGGAIYLVEDEKDVAELQVRNPEKLAFVTQTTLSMDDTSRVIDALRSRFPSIGGPRKDDICYATQNRQDAVKQLADECDVVLVVGSPNSSNSNRLRELAERMATPAYLIDGAEDLQKSWFDGVERIGITAGASAPEVLVRGVIQQLQAWGATGADELAGREENITFSMPKELRVRSI is encoded by the coding sequence ATGCAAATCAAACTCGCCAACCCCCGTGGCTTCTGCGCCGGCGTGGACCGGGCGATCGAAATCGTCAACCGCGCCCTGGAAGTCTTCGGGCCGCCGATCTACGTACGCCACGAAGTGGTGCACAACAAGTTCGTGGTCGAAGACCTGCGTAATCGGGGCGCGATCTTCGTCGAAGAACTGGATCAGGTGCCGGACGACGTCATCGTGATCTTCAGTGCCCACGGCGTTTCCCAGGCCGTGCGCAACGAAGCCGCCGGTCGTGGTTTGAAGGTGTTCGACGCCACGTGCCCGCTGGTGACCAAGGTGCACATCGAAGTTGCGAAATACAGTCGCGACGGTCGTGAGTGCATCCTGATCGGCCACGCCGGTCACCCGGAGGTCGAAGGCACCATGGGCCAGTACGACGCCAGCAACGGCGGCGCGATCTACCTCGTCGAAGACGAGAAGGATGTGGCTGAACTGCAAGTGCGTAACCCGGAAAAACTCGCGTTCGTGACCCAGACCACGCTGTCGATGGACGACACCAGCCGCGTGATCGACGCACTGCGCAGTCGCTTCCCGTCCATTGGTGGCCCGCGCAAAGACGACATCTGCTACGCCACGCAAAACCGTCAGGACGCGGTCAAGCAACTGGCCGACGAATGCGACGTGGTGTTGGTGGTGGGCAGCCCGAACAGCTCCAACTCCAATCGCCTGCGTGAGCTGGCTGAGCGCATGGCCACGCCGGCCTACCTGATCGACGGCGCCGAGGATCTGCAGAAGAGCTGGTTCGATGGCGTCGAGCGTATCGGCATCACCGCCGGTGCTTCCGCGCCGGAAGTGCTGGTGCGCGGCGTGATCCAGCAATTGCAGGCGTGGGGCGCGACCGGTGCCGATGAGCTGGCCGGGCGCGAAGAGAACATCACCTTCTCGATGCCGAAAGAACTGCGCGTCCGCTCGATTTAA
- the fkpB gene encoding FKBP-type peptidyl-prolyl cis-trans isomerase gives MTEQVVAEQRIGQNTEVTLHFALRLENGDTVDSTFDKAPATFKVGDGNLLPGFEAALFGFKAGDKRTLTVEPENAFGQPNPQNVQVIPRSQFADMELSPGLLVIFNDAANTELPGVVKEFDDAQVTVDFNHPLAGKTLTFDVEIINVKAI, from the coding sequence ATGACTGAACAGGTAGTGGCTGAGCAACGCATCGGTCAGAACACGGAAGTCACCTTGCACTTCGCATTGCGCCTGGAGAATGGCGACACGGTCGACAGCACCTTCGACAAAGCCCCGGCGACCTTCAAGGTCGGTGACGGCAATCTGCTGCCGGGTTTCGAAGCCGCACTGTTCGGCTTCAAGGCCGGCGACAAGCGCACGCTGACCGTCGAGCCGGAAAACGCCTTCGGCCAGCCGAACCCGCAAAACGTACAGGTCATCCCGCGTTCGCAGTTTGCCGACATGGAGCTGTCACCGGGTTTGCTGGTGATCTTCAACGATGCGGCCAATACTGAGCTGCCGGGTGTGGTGAAAGAGTTCGACGACGCGCAAGTGACCGTCGACTTCAACCACCCGCTGGCCGGCAAGACGCTGACCTTTGACGTCGAGATCATCAACGTTAAAGCGATCTGA
- the lspA gene encoding signal peptidase II has protein sequence MPDSVGRFGRLSWLWLSLLVLVIDQASKFYFENKLEMFQQIVIIPDYFSWTLAYNTGAAFSFLADSSGWQRWLFALIAIVVSAVLVVWLKRLGRNDTWLAVALALVLGGALGNLYDRIALGHVIDFILVHWQNRWYFPAFNFADSAITVGAIMLALDMFKPKKTGEAVHD, from the coding sequence ATGCCTGATTCCGTTGGCCGTTTCGGACGGTTGAGCTGGCTCTGGTTGAGTTTGCTGGTTCTGGTCATCGACCAGGCCAGCAAGTTCTACTTCGAAAACAAGCTCGAAATGTTCCAGCAGATCGTGATCATTCCCGATTACTTCAGCTGGACCCTGGCCTACAACACCGGCGCGGCGTTCAGCTTCCTGGCTGACAGCTCCGGCTGGCAGCGCTGGCTGTTCGCCCTGATCGCGATTGTGGTCAGTGCAGTGCTGGTGGTCTGGCTCAAACGCCTGGGCCGCAACGATACCTGGCTGGCCGTCGCGCTGGCGCTGGTGCTGGGCGGTGCGCTGGGCAATCTGTATGACCGCATTGCCTTGGGCCATGTGATCGACTTCATTCTGGTGCACTGGCAGAACCGCTGGTACTTCCCGGCATTCAACTTCGCCGACAGCGCGATCACCGTTGGCGCGATAATGCTGGCACTGGACATGTTCAAACCGAAGAAAACCGGAGAAGCCGTTCATGACTGA